ACCATAGCTACCAATTTTGATGTCTTGGCTCATAACACCCAATAAGGTTGAGCGATCGTCCGCCAGTACCGAATAGTTATGTAAGGTATTACCAATCGTGCCACCCGCATACTCATTGGTAATCAGTTCCTGCTGTTTTAGCTCGGTGTACAAGGCTTCGGCCGTTTCATCATCAATAACCAGCGAATGTCCCTTACTCAGCTTATATTTTTCAATCAGTTCACTGCTTACCTTAGCTTCAATATCGACCAAGGTTTGGTCAATACCTATGATATGAGTACGCGACATCTTTTTGCTCTCTTGCGATTGAGTCACAAGTGGGTCACGGGCATGAACTGGAAAATAGTGCTTGGATTTACGTTGACCAGGAAATTTCATATTGCTGATTCTGAATAAGGGATGAAAGGATGCCGGATTCTACATCGCTACATTACATGCAGCAATATCAGGAATTATAGCAAACGTTTGCCGTGCTAATTAATTGCGCTTCCCAAGCAGTTAGATATTCACTCAGAACCCGCCACGCATGCGAAATGTAGGCAGTCGCGCTTATTCACCTTCCATAAAACTCAAGTCCGGCAGTCTATCCAAATTCTCGCTGTAACGTTTTAAGTCAAACTCACCCTCGTTTTTCATTACATCAAATATTTCGATCGACATAGCGCAAGCCATCATTGCCACGGCTTCATCTCGCGGAGTTCCCGTCATCATCAAGCGCATTAACGTCTCTTTGACCTTAATCGGATTGCCATCCGCCAGTTGGTTTTCGATCACTTCTATTAAATGCGCTTCTTCAAAGATTTGATTCTCTTCACTCATAATAATTTCATTGCCTCACTTGAATTTGCCTCACTATGCCACATATACCCTTTCTATACTCTAGAAAGCGCGAACTTCTCAGCGTAGTTGGTCAATATCGCACCATTTAGGGAAATGTGAGTCCGATCTCGGATCTGTCCCCTAGCTATGCTTTCTGATAGAATTTGCGTCCAGTTAATTTAAGTGGTGTTAAGTAATGTCTGACAACTGTACTGATAACAGTCAAAAGAAAGTCATCGTAGGCATGTCCGGTGGCGTGGATTCATCCGTTTCGGCTTATCTGCTCAAACAGCAGGGCTATCAAGTCGAAGGGTTGTTCATGAAAAACTGGGAAGAAGATGACAACGAGGAATACTGTACCGCCGCCGAAGATCTCGCAGATGCTCAGGCGGTGTGTGACAAGTTAGGCATTCATCTTCACACCATTAACTTTGCGGCTGAATATTGGGACAACGTGTTCGAGTACTTCTTGGCAGAATACAAAGCCGGTCGCACTCCTAACCCTGACATTCTGTGTAACAAAGAGATTAAGTTTAAAGCTTTCCTTGATTTCGCAGACGAAGTACTTGATGCCGATTACATTGCCATGGGTCACTATGTGCGTCGCTCTTTCCCGCAAGATGGCGAAAAACCACAGATGCTGCGTGGTATCGACACGAACAAAGACCAAAGTTACTTCCTGTACACACTTAGCAGTGAGCAGATTGGTCGCAGCCTATTCCCTGTCGGCGAGCTTGAAAAACCAGAGGTTCGTCGAATTGCCGAAGAGCAAGGGCTGATAACGGCGAAAAAGAAAGACTCTACCGGAATCTGTTTTATTGGCGAGCGCAAGTTCACTGACTTCTTATCGCGCTACTTACCCGCGCAACCAGGTAAAATTGAGACACCTGAAGGCAAAGTGATTGGAGAGCATCAAGGCTTGATGTACCACACCCTAGGCCAACGTAAAGGTCTGCATATCGGTGGACAAAAAGGCGGCGGCGGCAATGAAGACCCATGGTATGTCGCTGATAAAGACCTTGAACGCAATGTACTTATTGCAGTACAGGGTGCCGATCATCCGCTATTAAAATCTCAAGGTCTGATCGCCTCACAATTGCACTGGGTTGATCGTCAAGCGATTAAACAACCGTTACAATGCAGTGTAAAAACTCGCTACCGTCAAACAGATATACCATGTACTATCATCCCAATTGATGATGAAAACATTAAAGTTATCTTTGACCAGCCGCAAGTTGCCGTTACACCAGGCCAGTCTGCGGTTTTCTACCAAGGCGAAGTCTGTCTTGGCGGCGGCATCATCGAACAGCGCATTTAATACCATTCGGGATCACGCCCCTCTAGGTATCACTAACTATCAGGAGTAGAACTACGTGGCTAACACACTATATGACCGTACTATCGCTTTTGCAGGAATTTGCCAAGCTGTCGCTTTGGTGCAACAGGTGGCGAAAAACGGTCACTGTGACTCGGACGCGTTTGAAACTTCATTAAAAGCCATTCTTAACACCAACCCGAGCAATACGGTTGGTGTCTATGGCCGAGAATCTGATTTGAAGCTTGGTCTAGAGTGTTTAGTGAAAGGCATCGATAGCACCCCTAGCGGCAGCGAAATCACTCGCTACATTATCAGCTTGATGGCACTGGAACGTAAGCTACAAAGTCGCAATGATGCGATGTCGCAACTGGGCGATCGTATTCAAATGCTCGAACGCCAGTTAGACCATTTCGACCTGCTTGACGATCAAATGATCAGTAATTTAGCGAGTGTCTACTTAGATGTGATCAGCCCTGTTGGACCAAGAATCCAAGTGACCGGAACACCATCGGTACTGCAGCAGACAGCCAACCAGCACAAGGTGCGTGCTCTGCTGTTGTCGGGAATCCGCAGCGCAGTGCTGTGGCGCCAAGTGGGCGGCAAACGTCGTCATCTTATTTTTGGCCGTAAGAAAATGGTCGAGCAAGCACAGATCCTGCTTGCACGTATGTAACCTATCCAAACCTCAGCTCGCGCTCTTTGCGAGCTGATTTTTTTGTTCAGTATCAACTCAGCGCAAACGTTTGCGCATTGTTCGTGACAATTGCCACGGTTATTGGTATAAAGCTCACGAAATTTAGAAACCCAATTCAGGAGAACATCATGGAACTGTCAGCATTGACTGCTGTTTCACCAGTAGACGGCCGTTATGGAAGCAAGACAATTGCATTACGCGAAATTTTCAGTGAATACGGTCTACTTAAATACCGTACTATCGTTGAAATCCGCTGGCTACAAAAGCTTGCTGCTACTGCTGAAATCGCAGAAGTGCCAGCATTCAGCGCTGAAGCCAATCAATTCCTAGACGACCTTGCTGCAAACTTCTCTGAAGAAGATGCGCGCCGTATCAAAGAGATCGAGCGCACGACTAACCACGACGTAAAAGCGGTCGAGTACTTCCTAAAAGAGAAAGTAGCTGACGTTCCTGAACTGCACGCAGTAAATGAGTTCTTCCACTTTGCCTGTACTTCTGAAGACATCAACAACACATCACACGCTCTGATGCTGAAAGAAGCGCGTGAGAACGTGATTCTACCAGAGATTCGCAACCTCATTGATGCAATCAAAGCGCTTGCAGTTGAGTACCGCGATATCCCGCTACTCTCACGTACCCACGGTCAACCTGCATCTCCATCGACAATGGGTAAAGAGATGGCGAACGTAGCGTACCGTATGGAGCGTCAATTTAAGCAAATCGAGAACGTTGAGATCCTAGCCAAAATCAACGGTGCGGTAGGCAACTACAACGCTCACTTATCTGCTTACCCAGAGCTTGATTGGCACAAATTCTCACAAGAGTTCATCACTGAGTCTCTAGGCGTAACTTGGAACCCTTACACCACTCAGATCGAACCACACGATTACATCGCTGAACTGTTCGATGCAATCGCGCGTTTCAACACGATCCTGATTGATTTCGACCGTGACGTATGGGGTTACATTGCCCTGGGCCACTTCAAGCAAAAAACCATTGCGGGTGAGATCGGTTCTTCGACCATGCCTCACAAAGTGAACCCAATCGACTTTGAAAACTCAGAAGGTAACCTAGGCCTTGCGAACGCAGTGTTCGGTCACTTAGCACAAAAGCTGCCTATCTCTCGCTGGCAACGTGACCTAACTGACTCAACCGTTCTACGTAACCTAGGTGTGGGTGTTGGCTACGCAATCATCGCCTACACGTCTACGCTGAAAGGCATCAGCAAACTAGAAGTGAACCGCGAAGCACTTCTTGCTGAGCTTGATAACAACTGGGAAGTGCTTGCAGAGCCAGTACAAACGGTAATGCGTCGTTACGGCATTGAGAAGCCTTACGAGAAACTAAAAGAACTGACTCGTGGTAAGCGTGTAGACGGCGAAGCAATGCGTAACTTCATTGACGGTCTTGAGCTTCCTGAGCACGAAAAAGCACGCTTGAAAGAGATGACACCAGCAAACTACATCGGTCAAGCAATCGAGCTGACAGACAAGCTGTAATCGTTTCGAGTTTCCGAAAAATAGAATGGGTTGACGTTTGAGCGTCAACCCATTTTTATTGTCCGATCACTGTGTGATGGCTTTCGAAAAACCACTTCTACTGCTTTTGGAAGAAAAGTGTGATGGTGCCGACTTCGATGCCAAACTTCTTAATTTTGGTCAGATTGAACACGTGTTTTTCGTCTTGTCGGTACAACCAATCATCGAACGCAACCACGACACTTGAATCCTCCATTTGCAGCTCAAAGTCGTACTGCCATTGCAACGCATTGCCAACTTCACGCCCCGTTGCGACGCCAATAATATCATCTGCCCGCCCTTGGTACGTACCATCAGCTAGGCGTTCGATAGTCCAGATTCGCTGAGTTTCCTCGCCGTCGTCAAACACAAAATCTTCGACCAGTGTTAAGGTATTCCCATCCACACTTCCTACAATCTTAACTTCAAAGCGGCGCGTCTGCTGTTCGGTATAGTCTTGCACCATCCCCCACGCGGTAGATTCGCCCTCAAAGTACTCAAACAAGTCAAAGCTGGGCCCTGACGCTTGATAATCATCTAGGTCACTTGAACAAGCAGAGAGACCAAACAGTATAGTGATAGTGACAACGATTTTAGAGATCCAGCGCTTCATTAACGGCTTCCTATCAATTGAGAACGTAATTTAGGGTATTCAGTGTTAGGTGCGAGCCATATAGAAACAAAGGCATCATTAAACGATTCGTCGTCAATGTTGCCAATCTGTTGTGGACTCACTCCAACCTGCCCCTCAGAGGAATTTTTGAAATAGTAGAATCGACCCGTTTTTCCGTCCGTCACATAGGTCAAATTTGTGCCTTCCTCGATGTTAGGGAAAACAGACGCAAGTTGCTTGGCCCATGGTTCGATTTGCTGTGGGTTATAACCAAGCTTTTGCCACTGCTCTATGGTGGCATCAAGAAGCTGCTGCTGGCTGATGTCTCGCTGATATGTAATAGATAGCGCAAGTGGATGAGGCGTAACGTCTTCCGCTAACTGATATTGTCCGGTTGGGGAAAGAAGTTGAGAGTGGTAAATATCAAAAAAAAGCATCGACAATTGCGCTTCGCCCACTTTAGGCCAAATGCGCCAATCTGCTTTGCTTTCGTCTACGCTGGCGGCTAGAGCGCTATTGATTAACCCCAGAAATACCGCCATTACGAGTACGACTTTCATAACCTAACACCCTCATTATCATGTACACAACAACGACCCACTCAACAAAAAGAATCGCAATCATTGGTAGTGTCGGCATCCCAAAGGAGACAGCGCCGAGTTTCGCACCGGCTAAATAACTCAGTGCGCCAGCACCACCACCAATCATTGATACGGCCGACAAGGGAAAGCGGCTCACAATTGGATGTAAATAAAACGCGTACCAAGAAAAAATGCCCCACAGGGCCAAGAGCCATAAGGGTATCGATGGGCTTGGGAAGTTGAACCACCCCATCGTCATATTGAGAGAGTCAACCGCCACTCCCAATATCACAATTAACGCGCAACGGGCTAGATTAAACCGCGAGAGAAAATAGCTCGCCACCCACGTCAGGGTAACGACAATAAGCGCCAGCCACTGCCAGCTTTCACGTCCGATGACAGCAACAAACCATAGAACTTGAAACCAGGTCGAGACAAAAAGTAACTGTTTGACTGACACTTAACCCACCTTATGGTCTTTCAAAGGTCATGTGGACGGTACTGATCGAGCGCGCTTTAAAGCCGCCCTCACAATAGCAGAAGTAGTAATTCCACATTCTAACGAAGCGTTGATCAAACCCAAGCTCTTCCACCCTTTGATGCTGTTGATTGAAGCGCAGATACCATTCTCTCAACGTTCGAGCGTAGTCTTGACCAATATCGAACAGGTCGCGCAACACCAAGTCACTGTGTTTGGTTGTGGCTTGAGTTAAGGCAGTGATAGACGGCAAAAACCCACCAGGGAAGATGTACTTTTGAATGAAGTCTACATTACTGCTGTAGTAGTCGTAGCGTTGATCAGCAATAGTGATCGCTTGAATCGCCATCAGCCCACCAGGCTTGAGCAATGACTGACACTTTTGAATGTAGGACGTGAGGTACTGCTTACCCACAGCCTCTATCATCTCAATCGAGACTAGTTTATCAAACTGCCCTTCTAACAGACGATAGTCCTGCTTCAATAGCGTGATTTTCTGCTCTAAGCCTTTGCGCTCAATTTCCGCTTTGGCATGTTGATACTGCTGCTCAGAGATGGTGGTGGTGGTCACTCGGCATCCGTACTGCTCTGCCATGTATATCGCCATCGCGCCCCAACCCGTGCCTATCTCAATCACGTGATCATCTTGGTTCAGTTTTAGCTGCTGGCAAAGACGCTCCATCTTATTGATTTGCGCCTGCTCTAGTGAATCTTGCTCAGATGAGAACAAAGCGGATGAATAGAGCATCTTTTCGTCAAGGAACGTTTGGTACAGTTCGTTGCTGAGATCGTAATGCGCTTCGATGTTTTTCGCAGAGTTGTTCAGTGTATTCCGGTTCAACCAATGAGTGATTTGATAAGTTAGCTTAGACAGCAAGGTTGAGCGACTCTCAATGGAATCAAGAGCGGTGAGATTAAGCGCCATGAGCTCCATCACTTTGGTTAAATCCGGGCTATCCCACCAGCCGTCCATATAAGCTTCACCTGCGGCAATGCTGCCACCTTTGAGTAGGCGCGCATAAAAGGCCGGATTATTGACCTCGACTATGGCGTGAGGCTGACCATCTTGTGGCTTGCCAAAGTTTTCTCGTGAACCTTGATTGGCTTGTTGAGCAAAGTTTTCAATGACGGTCAATGAGCCAACTTGTAATTTGTACAGGCATGAAAATGCAATGTTTCTCGCCGACTTTTGTATAGAAGTCAGCTGAGTGGGAAAAGGTAAGGTTTGCGAGTTAATCATCTCCTAAGCTCCTTGTTATTGTTCTGCTTCGTG
The sequence above is drawn from the Vibrio sinaloensis genome and encodes:
- the mnmA gene encoding tRNA 2-thiouridine(34) synthase MnmA, translating into MSDNCTDNSQKKVIVGMSGGVDSSVSAYLLKQQGYQVEGLFMKNWEEDDNEEYCTAAEDLADAQAVCDKLGIHLHTINFAAEYWDNVFEYFLAEYKAGRTPNPDILCNKEIKFKAFLDFADEVLDADYIAMGHYVRRSFPQDGEKPQMLRGIDTNKDQSYFLYTLSSEQIGRSLFPVGELEKPEVRRIAEEQGLITAKKKDSTGICFIGERKFTDFLSRYLPAQPGKIETPEGKVIGEHQGLMYHTLGQRKGLHIGGQKGGGGNEDPWYVADKDLERNVLIAVQGADHPLLKSQGLIASQLHWVDRQAIKQPLQCSVKTRYRQTDIPCTIIPIDDENIKVIFDQPQVAVTPGQSAVFYQGEVCLGGGIIEQRI
- a CDS encoding chalcone isomerase family protein, which translates into the protein MKVVLVMAVFLGLINSALAASVDESKADWRIWPKVGEAQLSMLFFDIYHSQLLSPTGQYQLAEDVTPHPLALSITYQRDISQQQLLDATIEQWQKLGYNPQQIEPWAKQLASVFPNIEEGTNLTYVTDGKTGRFYYFKNSSEGQVGVSPQQIGNIDDESFNDAFVSIWLAPNTEYPKLRSQLIGSR
- a CDS encoding SAM-dependent methyltransferase, producing MINSQTLPFPTQLTSIQKSARNIAFSCLYKLQVGSLTVIENFAQQANQGSRENFGKPQDGQPHAIVEVNNPAFYARLLKGGSIAAGEAYMDGWWDSPDLTKVMELMALNLTALDSIESRSTLLSKLTYQITHWLNRNTLNNSAKNIEAHYDLSNELYQTFLDEKMLYSSALFSSEQDSLEQAQINKMERLCQQLKLNQDDHVIEIGTGWGAMAIYMAEQYGCRVTTTTISEQQYQHAKAEIERKGLEQKITLLKQDYRLLEGQFDKLVSIEMIEAVGKQYLTSYIQKCQSLLKPGGLMAIQAITIADQRYDYYSSNVDFIQKYIFPGGFLPSITALTQATTKHSDLVLRDLFDIGQDYARTLREWYLRFNQQHQRVEELGFDQRFVRMWNYYFCYCEGGFKARSISTVHMTFERP
- a CDS encoding DUF2878 domain-containing protein, whose amino-acid sequence is MSVKQLLFVSTWFQVLWFVAVIGRESWQWLALIVVTLTWVASYFLSRFNLARCALIVILGVAVDSLNMTMGWFNFPSPSIPLWLLALWGIFSWYAFYLHPIVSRFPLSAVSMIGGGAGALSYLAGAKLGAVSFGMPTLPMIAILFVEWVVVVYMIMRVLGYESRTRNGGISGVNQ
- the purB gene encoding adenylosuccinate lyase codes for the protein MELSALTAVSPVDGRYGSKTIALREIFSEYGLLKYRTIVEIRWLQKLAATAEIAEVPAFSAEANQFLDDLAANFSEEDARRIKEIERTTNHDVKAVEYFLKEKVADVPELHAVNEFFHFACTSEDINNTSHALMLKEARENVILPEIRNLIDAIKALAVEYRDIPLLSRTHGQPASPSTMGKEMANVAYRMERQFKQIENVEILAKINGAVGNYNAHLSAYPELDWHKFSQEFITESLGVTWNPYTTQIEPHDYIAELFDAIARFNTILIDFDRDVWGYIALGHFKQKTIAGEIGSSTMPHKVNPIDFENSEGNLGLANAVFGHLAQKLPISRWQRDLTDSTVLRNLGVGVGYAIIAYTSTLKGISKLEVNREALLAELDNNWEVLAEPVQTVMRRYGIEKPYEKLKELTRGKRVDGEAMRNFIDGLELPEHEKARLKEMTPANYIGQAIELTDKL
- the hflD gene encoding high frequency lysogenization protein HflD, whose translation is MANTLYDRTIAFAGICQAVALVQQVAKNGHCDSDAFETSLKAILNTNPSNTVGVYGRESDLKLGLECLVKGIDSTPSGSEITRYIISLMALERKLQSRNDAMSQLGDRIQMLERQLDHFDLLDDQMISNLASVYLDVISPVGPRIQVTGTPSVLQQTANQHKVRALLLSGIRSAVLWRQVGGKRRHLIFGRKKMVEQAQILLARM
- a CDS encoding DUF3833 domain-containing protein, which encodes MKRWISKIVVTITILFGLSACSSDLDDYQASGPSFDLFEYFEGESTAWGMVQDYTEQQTRRFEVKIVGSVDGNTLTLVEDFVFDDGEETQRIWTIERLADGTYQGRADDIIGVATGREVGNALQWQYDFELQMEDSSVVVAFDDWLYRQDEKHVFNLTKIKKFGIEVGTITLFFQKQ